One Kitasatospora sp. NBC_01287 DNA window includes the following coding sequences:
- a CDS encoding zinc-binding dehydrogenase, translating into MRAVWLERFGDPSVLVPGEAPDPVPAPGQVLVDVAYANITFVETQFRATGAGPFRAEPPLIPGNGVGGTVGAVGAGVDPVLLGRPVVSSTGGSGGYAEKAAVPAEGLFAVPDGLALDEAVALLADGRTAVMQLRAAEVRPGDRVLVEAAAGGVGSLLVQLAKAAGATVVAVAGGARKLELARELGADHVFDYRSADWAGLVEREVGGVDVVFDGVGGEVGRAAFGLLLPGGRMDSYGLAGGEWAAIPAQTAAAREVRLVTADRSPEHLRACTEHAFAEAAAGRLRPVIGQRFPLARAADAHAAMESRATLGKTLLETAP; encoded by the coding sequence ATGCGTGCAGTCTGGTTGGAGCGGTTCGGCGACCCGTCCGTCCTGGTGCCGGGTGAGGCGCCCGATCCCGTGCCCGCCCCCGGCCAGGTGCTGGTCGACGTCGCCTACGCCAACATCACCTTCGTGGAGACCCAGTTCCGGGCCACCGGCGCCGGCCCGTTCCGCGCCGAGCCGCCGCTGATCCCGGGCAACGGGGTCGGCGGCACGGTCGGCGCCGTCGGCGCGGGGGTCGACCCGGTGCTGCTCGGTCGCCCGGTGGTGAGCTCCACCGGGGGCTCCGGCGGATACGCGGAGAAGGCCGCCGTCCCGGCCGAGGGGCTCTTCGCCGTCCCCGACGGCCTGGCCCTGGACGAGGCGGTGGCGCTGCTGGCCGACGGGCGCACGGCGGTGATGCAGTTGCGGGCCGCCGAGGTGCGGCCCGGCGACCGGGTGCTGGTCGAGGCGGCCGCGGGCGGGGTGGGCAGCCTGCTGGTGCAGCTGGCCAAGGCGGCCGGCGCGACGGTGGTCGCGGTGGCCGGCGGTGCCCGCAAGCTTGAGCTGGCCCGCGAGTTGGGCGCCGATCACGTCTTCGACTACCGTTCCGCCGACTGGGCCGGGCTGGTCGAGCGGGAGGTCGGCGGAGTGGACGTGGTCTTCGACGGGGTCGGCGGCGAGGTCGGCCGGGCCGCCTTCGGCCTGCTGCTGCCGGGCGGGCGGATGGACAGCTACGGGCTGGCCGGCGGTGAGTGGGCCGCGATCCCGGCGCAGACCGCTGCCGCCCGCGAGGTGCGCCTGGTCACCGCCGACCGCAGCCCCGAGCACCTGCGCGCCTGCACCGAGCACGCCTTCGCCGAGGCGGCGGCCGGCCGGCTGCGCCCGGTGATCGGCCAGCGCTTCCCGCTGGCCCGGGCCGCGGACGCGCACGCGGCGATGGAGTCCAGGGCCACGCTGGGCAAGACCCTGCTGGAGACGGCACCCTGA
- the kynU gene encoding kynureninase, translating to MSSEPVRIPTSRADCLALDAADPLAAFRAEYTLPANGIYLDGNSLGVLPVRTPEVVRRTVEEEWGQDLITSWNKHGWTELPYTLGDRIAPLVGAGAGEVVVCDSVSVNLFKLLTAALRLRPGRRTVLGERDSFPTDLYIAEGVTGLFEGGRSVLLDTVDSVDDLVAHLDDSVAAVVLSQVDYRTGRLLDMATITEAVHRAGALMIWDLCHSAGALPIDLTACQADFAVGCTYKYLNAGPCAPGFLYAAPRHHDAVEQPLTGWFGHAAPFAFESGYRPTQGIGRFLTSFPPLLALAGLRATLEIWEKVDLELVRAKSLALSGLFLEQCEAAGLEVVTPRRPERRGSQVAVRHPDGFPVVQALIERGVIGDFRAPDLMRFGFTPLYLSYTEAWDAAQALREVLASGDWRAERFSVRGAVT from the coding sequence GTGAGCAGCGAACCGGTACGGATCCCGACCTCGCGGGCCGACTGCCTGGCCCTGGACGCGGCCGATCCGCTGGCGGCGTTCCGCGCCGAGTACACCCTGCCGGCGAACGGCATCTACCTGGACGGCAATTCGCTGGGCGTACTGCCGGTCCGCACCCCCGAGGTGGTCCGCCGGACCGTCGAGGAGGAGTGGGGCCAGGATCTGATCACCAGCTGGAACAAGCACGGCTGGACCGAGCTGCCGTACACCCTGGGTGACCGGATCGCGCCGCTGGTCGGGGCCGGCGCCGGCGAGGTGGTGGTCTGCGACAGCGTCTCGGTCAACCTGTTCAAGCTGCTGACGGCCGCGCTGCGGCTGCGGCCCGGGCGCCGCACGGTGCTCGGTGAGCGGGACTCGTTCCCGACCGACCTGTACATCGCGGAGGGCGTCACCGGGCTCTTCGAGGGCGGTCGAAGCGTGCTGCTCGACACGGTGGACTCGGTGGACGACCTGGTGGCGCACCTGGACGACAGCGTCGCCGCGGTCGTGCTCTCGCAGGTCGACTACCGCACCGGACGGCTGCTCGACATGGCCACGATCACCGAAGCGGTGCACCGGGCCGGCGCACTGATGATCTGGGACCTGTGCCACTCGGCGGGCGCGCTGCCGATCGACCTGACGGCCTGTCAGGCGGACTTCGCGGTCGGCTGCACCTACAAGTATCTGAACGCCGGGCCGTGCGCACCGGGCTTCCTCTACGCCGCGCCGCGCCACCACGACGCCGTCGAGCAGCCCTTGACCGGGTGGTTCGGACACGCCGCGCCGTTCGCCTTCGAGAGCGGCTACCGGCCCACCCAGGGGATCGGTCGGTTCCTCACCAGCTTCCCGCCGCTGCTCGCGCTGGCCGGGCTGCGGGCCACCCTGGAGATCTGGGAGAAGGTCGACCTGGAGCTGGTGCGCGCCAAGAGCCTGGCACTGTCCGGGCTCTTCCTGGAGCAGTGCGAGGCGGCCGGCCTGGAGGTGGTGACGCCGCGCCGGCCCGAGCGGCGGGGAAGCCAGGTGGCGGTCCGGCACCCGGACGGGTTCCCTGTGGTGCAGGCGCTGATCGAGCGCGGGGTGATCGGCGACTTCCGGGCCCCGGACCTGATGCGGTTCGGCTTCACCCCGCTCTACCTCTCCTACACCGAGGCGTGGGACGCGGCGCAGGCGCTGCGCGAGGTGCTGGCGAGCGGGGACTGGCGGGCCGAGCGGTTCAGCGTGCGGGGCGCGGTCACCTGA
- a CDS encoding MarR family transcriptional regulator, with amino-acid sequence MEEIDPAMRVVHQLRAVTVELDLLAGEFATRGGLHPTDLRALICLLDAARAGTAATPGWLGRQLGLNSAGTTALADRLERLALVRRTRDADDRRRVLLEVTERATTLGWEFFGPLIGAVVGELRGFDEAELAVVQNFLGGVLNAVAQQRGGSGSGSGSGNGNGNGANGA; translated from the coding sequence ATGGAGGAGATCGATCCGGCGATGCGGGTGGTACACCAACTGCGCGCCGTGACCGTCGAGCTGGACCTGCTGGCCGGCGAATTCGCCACCCGCGGCGGGCTGCACCCGACCGACCTGCGGGCGCTGATCTGCCTGCTCGACGCGGCCCGGGCCGGCACGGCGGCGACCCCGGGGTGGCTCGGGCGCCAGCTCGGCCTCAACTCCGCCGGGACCACCGCGCTGGCGGACCGCCTGGAGCGCCTCGCCCTGGTCCGGCGGACCCGGGACGCGGACGACCGGCGGCGCGTGCTGCTGGAGGTGACGGAGCGGGCGACGACCCTGGGGTGGGAGTTCTTCGGCCCGCTGATCGGCGCCGTGGTGGGCGAGCTGCGCGGCTTCGACGAGGCGGAACTCGCGGTGGTGCAAAACTTCCTGGGCGGCGTGCTGAACGCGGTGGCGCAGCAGCGCGGCGGCAGCGGCAGCGGCAGCGGCAGCGGCAACGGCAACGGCAACGGAGCGAACGGGGCCTGA
- a CDS encoding alpha/beta fold hydrolase, which yields MTRTPFLASYDALLARWPVPVDTADLASRYGTTRVISCGPADAPPLVMLHGGGTTAAVWFANIAELGRAHRVHAVDRIGEPGLSLRGEHPPRTSAELLDWLDTVLDGLGLARCALLGHSYGAWIALSHALRCPERVERLVLIDPTQCFAGYRPGYLLRALPLLLRPTAARARAFLGWESAGAVVDPDFLELYGLAAEFPDAKPIVGRRPRAARLRGLTVPTLVLLAAESRVHDARRVEAAAHRLLPGARTAILPGVSHHGLPFRRAGELDAAVLSFLDDEDLSGRLSAPRRTVRP from the coding sequence ATGACGCGGACACCCTTCCTCGCTTCCTACGATGCCCTTCTCGCCCGCTGGCCCGTCCCGGTCGACACCGCCGACCTCGCGTCCCGCTACGGCACCACCCGCGTGATCAGCTGCGGCCCCGCTGATGCGCCGCCCCTCGTGATGCTGCACGGCGGCGGCACGACGGCCGCCGTCTGGTTCGCCAACATCGCGGAGCTCGGCCGCGCCCACCGGGTCCACGCCGTCGACCGGATCGGCGAGCCGGGGCTCAGCCTGCGCGGCGAGCACCCGCCGCGCACGTCCGCCGAGTTGCTCGACTGGCTCGACACCGTGCTCGACGGCCTGGGGCTCGCCAGGTGTGCGCTGCTCGGCCACTCCTACGGCGCGTGGATCGCCCTCTCCCACGCGTTGCGCTGCCCCGAGCGCGTCGAGCGGCTGGTGCTGATCGACCCCACCCAGTGCTTCGCCGGCTACCGGCCCGGCTACCTGCTGCGCGCCCTGCCCCTGCTGCTGCGCCCCACCGCGGCCCGCGCCCGCGCCTTCCTCGGCTGGGAGAGTGCCGGCGCCGTGGTCGACCCGGACTTTCTCGAACTGTACGGACTGGCAGCCGAGTTCCCCGACGCCAAGCCGATCGTCGGTCGGCGCCCGCGGGCCGCGCGGCTGCGGGGGCTCACCGTCCCGACCCTGGTCCTGCTCGCCGCCGAGAGCCGCGTGCACGACGCCCGCCGGGTCGAGGCCGCTGCCCACCGTCTGCTGCCCGGCGCGCGGACGGCGATCCTGCCCGGCGTCTCGCACCACGGCCTGCCGTTCCGGCGGGCCGGTGAACTCGACGCCGCCGTGCTGTCCTTCCTGGACGATGAGGACCTGTCCGGCCGGCTGTCCGCCCCGCGTCGTACCGTACGGCCATGA
- a CDS encoding inositol monophosphatase family protein, which translates to MTTEQPTSEVGAVEVEAVVREVGAWLAGRHRAEPVAARGRAEALAAFSALDAPAAALLRERLGALRPRAGWIESELASRVPVTGEWWLCDPIDGAVQYLLGQPHWAVTATLLEEGEAVLAVVHAPQLGFTYTAARGAGALLNGRRISPSGRALDTAVVATSHPPMVAEEDALALRRVGASTSAVLAAGVLGVRNLGPTALQVAQVGSGHLDAFWECGLDAPNLLGGALIAAEAGAVVSDHVGGPWLPGTSPGFLAAPVQQHGELVRVLSAVV; encoded by the coding sequence ATGACGACGGAGCAGCCGACCAGCGAGGTCGGGGCGGTCGAGGTCGAGGCGGTCGTGCGCGAGGTCGGCGCCTGGCTGGCGGGTCGGCACCGCGCCGAGCCCGTCGCGGCGCGCGGCAGGGCCGAGGCCCTCGCCGCCTTCAGCGCGCTGGACGCCCCGGCCGCGGCCCTGCTGCGCGAGCGGCTGGGCGCACTGCGTCCGCGGGCGGGCTGGATCGAGTCGGAGTTGGCGAGCAGGGTGCCGGTCACCGGGGAGTGGTGGCTCTGCGACCCCATCGACGGGGCTGTGCAGTACCTACTGGGACAGCCGCACTGGGCGGTGACCGCGACCCTGCTGGAGGAGGGTGAGGCGGTGCTCGCAGTGGTGCACGCGCCGCAGCTGGGCTTCACCTACACCGCCGCGCGCGGCGCGGGCGCACTGCTGAACGGGCGGCGGATCAGCCCGTCCGGGCGCGCGCTGGACACCGCCGTGGTCGCCACCAGCCACCCGCCGATGGTCGCCGAGGAGGACGCGCTCGCGCTGCGCCGCGTCGGTGCCAGCACCTCGGCGGTGCTCGCCGCCGGGGTGCTGGGGGTGCGCAACCTCGGGCCGACCGCGCTGCAGGTCGCCCAGGTCGGCTCCGGCCACCTGGACGCGTTCTGGGAGTGCGGGCTGGACGCGCCCAACCTGCTGGGCGGCGCACTGATCGCCGCCGAGGCAGGCGCGGTGGTGAGCGACCACGTGGGCGGACCATGGCTGCCCGGCACCTCCCCCGGCTTCCTGGCGGCACCGGTGCAGCAGCACGGCGAGTTGGTGCGGGTGTTGAGTGCGGTGGTCTGA
- a CDS encoding uridine kinase — MRLRPISWSRLTGELADRIERLTPADGGAWPRIALDGAPAAHPEQLAADLAAELRLRGRPVQRVRSRSFLRSASLRLEYGHQDADAYYDRWLDDDALFREVFTPLDPGGTGRVLPDLRDPVTDRSTRSPYVELAPGTVLLLDGQLLLGRWFPFDLAVHLRMSEPALRRRTEEGERWTLPAFARYEAEVRPDEAADILVRADDPAHPAWNQD, encoded by the coding sequence CTGCGGCTGCGGCCGATCAGCTGGTCCCGGCTGACCGGCGAACTCGCCGACCGGATCGAGCGGTTGACCCCGGCCGACGGCGGTGCCTGGCCACGGATCGCGCTGGACGGCGCTCCGGCGGCCCACCCCGAGCAACTCGCCGCCGACCTGGCCGCCGAGCTGCGGTTGCGCGGCCGGCCGGTGCAGCGGGTGCGCTCGCGCTCCTTCCTGCGCTCCGCCTCGCTGCGGCTGGAGTACGGCCACCAGGACGCCGATGCCTACTACGACCGCTGGCTGGACGATGACGCGCTGTTCCGCGAGGTCTTCACGCCGCTGGATCCGGGCGGCACCGGGCGGGTGCTGCCCGACCTGCGCGACCCGGTGACCGACCGCTCCACCCGCAGCCCCTACGTCGAGTTGGCGCCGGGCACCGTGTTGCTGCTGGACGGTCAACTGCTGCTCGGCCGCTGGTTCCCGTTCGACCTGGCGGTGCACCTGCGGATGTCGGAGCCGGCGCTGCGACGGCGCACGGAGGAGGGGGAGCGGTGGACGCTGCCGGCCTTCGCCCGCTACGAGGCCGAGGTCCGACCGGACGAGGCTGCCGACATCCTGGTGCGGGCCGACGACCCGGCCCATCCCGCCTGGAACCAGGACTGA
- a CDS encoding Lrp/AsnC family transcriptional regulator: MVLDTLDRRLVCALQLDGRAEPGLLARALGVSARTVTRRLARLRGTGVLRVVLLPRAVDEAVGALLLRVRVLRGQVAAVADALAARPDVPFVDLMLGGQEVSAAVVTDRAGRDRLLYRQLPGTDAVTETTVHAALHLFADAAQWQAGLLTPDEVAVLNPAPVASLPGPPVEPDALDRALLAELGADARASAAAVAQAVGAPESTVRRRLRRLAAAGLLRTHATVDPRLLGMTVDANLWLALPPARLAEAGRALAAHPQVHGVLATSGPHNLMAAVFCPDYEALYRFTTEVLGPLGADRVETAIVGRAVKRAGVRLALPGEGRRGSR; this comes from the coding sequence ATGGTGCTGGACACACTGGACCGCCGCCTGGTCTGCGCCCTCCAACTGGACGGCCGCGCCGAGCCGGGCCTGCTCGCCCGGGCGCTCGGGGTCTCGGCGCGCACGGTGACCCGGCGGCTGGCCCGGCTGCGCGGGACGGGGGTGCTGCGGGTGGTCCTGCTGCCCCGGGCGGTGGACGAGGCGGTCGGCGCACTGCTGCTGCGGGTACGGGTGCTTCGCGGCCAGGTGGCCGCGGTCGCGGACGCGCTGGCGGCCCGGCCGGACGTGCCGTTCGTCGACCTGATGCTCGGCGGCCAGGAGGTCAGCGCGGCTGTGGTCACCGACCGGGCCGGGCGCGACCGGTTGCTCTACCGCCAACTGCCCGGAACGGACGCGGTCACCGAGACGACCGTCCACGCCGCCCTGCACCTGTTCGCCGACGCCGCGCAGTGGCAGGCAGGGCTGCTCACGCCCGACGAGGTGGCGGTGCTGAACCCCGCCCCAGTCGCGTCGCTGCCCGGCCCGCCGGTCGAACCGGATGCCCTGGACCGTGCGCTGCTCGCCGAACTGGGCGCGGACGCCCGGGCCTCCGCCGCCGCGGTGGCCCAGGCGGTCGGGGCGCCCGAGTCCACCGTCCGCCGCCGGCTGCGCCGCCTGGCGGCTGCCGGCCTGCTGCGCACCCACGCCACCGTCGACCCCCGCCTGCTCGGCATGACGGTGGACGCCAACCTCTGGCTCGCGCTCCCCCCGGCCCGCCTCGCCGAGGCCGGCCGGGCCCTCGCGGCTCACCCCCAGGTGCACGGGGTGCTGGCCACCAGCGGCCCGCACAACTTGATGGCCGCGGTCTTCTGTCCCGACTACGAAGCGCTCTACCGCTTCACCACCGAGGTCCTCGGCCCGCTCGGGGCCGACCGCGTCGAGACCGCCATCGTGGGCCGCGCGGTGAAGCGCGCAGGCGTCCGGCTCGCCCTGCCGGGCGAGGGCCGGCGCGGGAGCCGGTAG
- a CDS encoding choice-of-anchor A family protein: MRHPSRAALVAAAAATVLAFPMPRAAAIPLPPPLGPCGGPDCPSTYPPPNNGDFAGRDSNINIYTGGDYTVHGRAAEAEGWVVTLGNLTVDKVGGGEFNMGVAGVGSRVPPPNGADFVTVGGNITVQPTNEIMVGGVDSKGPAYGDVRYGGTLTGHVTVVAPGQTVHDSGVRAKYAPLRTTIEDFSHCAAEATATGTVTVTDFDATFTGDGTSARQVFNVSQNLGSAARKIDLKFTNIPAGATVIVNMLPDDAVISTNTGTGLPGDQLTDLGPKLLWNFPTSTMAHIIGGAQFQGSIMGGNPNGTTTVEQPGLNGRVYLAGNLVQTGTGGYEIHSYPFNGDLPDCSSPTPTPTPTPTPTPTPTPTPTPTPTPTPTPTPTPTPTPTPTPSPTGPTGRPTTPTMPPTGPTSSGGHHPMPSPSRTGELPSTGESGPIPLLALAGVLLLTGAGALVIGQRRRGRHS; this comes from the coding sequence ATGAGGCATCCGAGCAGAGCCGCGCTGGTCGCGGCCGCAGCCGCGACGGTACTGGCGTTCCCCATGCCCAGAGCGGCGGCGATCCCGCTGCCGCCACCGCTGGGCCCGTGCGGTGGCCCGGATTGCCCCTCGACCTATCCGCCGCCGAACAACGGCGACTTCGCGGGTCGGGACAGCAACATCAACATCTACACCGGCGGCGACTACACCGTCCACGGGCGGGCCGCCGAGGCCGAGGGGTGGGTGGTGACGCTCGGCAACCTCACCGTGGACAAGGTCGGCGGTGGCGAGTTCAACATGGGCGTGGCGGGCGTCGGTTCCCGGGTGCCGCCGCCCAACGGGGCGGACTTCGTCACGGTCGGCGGCAACATCACGGTGCAGCCGACCAACGAGATCATGGTCGGCGGGGTGGACTCCAAGGGCCCCGCCTACGGCGACGTGCGCTACGGCGGCACGCTGACCGGCCACGTCACCGTGGTCGCCCCGGGCCAAACGGTGCACGACTCCGGCGTGCGCGCCAAGTACGCGCCGCTGCGGACCACCATCGAGGACTTCTCGCACTGCGCGGCGGAGGCGACCGCGACCGGCACCGTCACCGTCACCGACTTCGACGCCACCTTCACCGGGGACGGCACCAGCGCCCGCCAGGTCTTCAACGTCTCGCAGAACCTGGGCTCGGCCGCCCGGAAGATCGACCTGAAGTTCACCAACATCCCGGCCGGCGCGACGGTGATCGTCAACATGCTTCCGGACGACGCGGTGATCAGCACCAACACCGGCACCGGGCTGCCGGGCGACCAGCTGACCGACCTCGGCCCCAAGCTGCTGTGGAACTTCCCGACCTCCACCATGGCCCACATCATCGGCGGCGCCCAGTTCCAGGGTTCGATCATGGGCGGCAATCCGAACGGGACCACCACGGTCGAGCAGCCGGGTCTGAACGGCCGGGTCTACCTGGCCGGGAACCTGGTCCAGACCGGCACCGGCGGCTACGAGATCCACAGCTACCCGTTCAACGGGGACCTGCCGGACTGCTCCTCGCCGACCCCGACCCCGACCCCCACCCCGACGCCAACGCCGACCCCCACTCCGACCCCCACCCCGACGCCAACGCCCACTCCCACCCCGACCCCCACCCCGACGCCCACTCCGACCCCCACACCGTCGCCGACCGGGCCGACCGGGAGGCCCACGACCCCGACCATGCCGCCCACCGGCCCCACCAGCTCCGGCGGTCACCACCCGATGCCCTCGCCCAGCCGGACCGGTGAGCTGCCGAGCACCGGCGAGAGCGGCCCGATCCCGCTGCTCGCCCTGGCCGGGGTGCTGCTGCTCACCGGTGCGGGCGCACTGGTGATCGGCCAGCGCCGCCGAGGCCGCCACAGCTGA
- a CDS encoding SMI1/KNR4 family protein: protein MTEIFDPHAALIAAGQDRAAAWRFIAEFAAYWRRPLAEDDGWCAAELDAAERRLGLRLPTALREALRLVGRRDDLTRNHNRLLRPDELFVHEGALVFREENQGCAHWGVLLADLDQDDPGTVVRPDLADKSQERWESWTARVSLACVETVMFETVLDDDGLTDHLDASGPELDLARRFRELPRLSREIRWFTGPEVLIADIDDGAWTSVRARTAQALESLREELDGDWLNG, encoded by the coding sequence ATGACCGAGATCTTCGACCCGCACGCCGCCCTCATCGCCGCAGGCCAGGACCGCGCCGCCGCCTGGCGCTTCATCGCCGAGTTCGCCGCCTACTGGCGCCGCCCACTGGCCGAGGACGACGGCTGGTGCGCCGCCGAGCTGGACGCCGCCGAGCGGCGGCTCGGGCTGCGCCTGCCGACCGCGCTCCGCGAGGCGCTGCGACTCGTGGGTCGCCGTGACGACTTGACGCGCAATCACAACCGGCTGCTCAGGCCGGACGAGCTGTTCGTGCACGAGGGCGCGCTGGTCTTCCGGGAGGAGAACCAGGGCTGCGCGCACTGGGGCGTCCTCCTCGCCGACCTCGACCAGGACGACCCGGGCACCGTCGTGCGTCCCGACCTGGCCGACAAGTCGCAGGAGCGCTGGGAGTCCTGGACCGCGCGGGTCTCGCTGGCCTGTGTCGAGACGGTGATGTTCGAGACGGTGCTGGACGACGACGGGCTCACCGACCACCTGGACGCCTCCGGCCCCGAGCTGGACCTGGCCCGCCGCTTCCGTGAACTGCCCCGGCTGAGCCGTGAGATCCGCTGGTTCACCGGCCCGGAGGTGCTGATCGCCGACATCGACGACGGCGCCTGGACCTCGGTGCGGGCCCGCACCGCCCAGGCGCTGGAATCCCTGCGCGAGGAGCTCGACGGCGACTGGCTGAACGGCTGA
- a CDS encoding SAM-dependent methyltransferase: MSASEEDSRPPSDLRPEVPHPARMYDYYLGGKDNFPADRAAAEEIMAFSPRVRQSARANRAFLQRAVRYLAEQGVKQFLDIGTGIPTAGNTHEIAQRVQPDARVAYLDNDPIVLVHSRALLAGASHGSATVIQADLRDPAGILASPEIRELLDLGRPVALLLFAILHFVDEDSDPYGIVRTLVDALPSGSYLALSHGTADFATPDQARRGPAVYCAATERLTLRGKDQVAKFFDGLELVEPGLVTVPLWRPEQPEQEGDASTGIWGAIGRKP, from the coding sequence ATGTCTGCCTCCGAGGAGGACAGCCGCCCGCCGTCCGACCTGCGGCCCGAGGTGCCGCACCCGGCGCGGATGTACGACTACTACCTGGGCGGCAAGGACAACTTCCCCGCCGACCGGGCGGCGGCCGAGGAGATCATGGCGTTCAGCCCCCGGGTGCGGCAGAGTGCCCGGGCGAACCGGGCCTTCCTGCAGCGGGCGGTGCGCTACCTGGCCGAGCAGGGCGTGAAGCAGTTCCTGGACATCGGCACCGGCATCCCGACGGCCGGCAACACCCACGAGATCGCCCAGCGGGTGCAGCCGGACGCGCGGGTGGCCTACCTGGACAACGACCCGATCGTGCTGGTGCACAGCCGCGCGCTGCTCGCCGGGGCCAGCCACGGCAGCGCCACCGTGATCCAGGCCGACCTGCGCGACCCGGCCGGGATCCTGGCCTCCCCGGAGATCCGCGAGCTGCTCGACCTGGGCCGCCCGGTGGCGCTGCTGCTCTTCGCGATCCTGCACTTCGTGGACGAGGACTCCGACCCGTACGGCATCGTGCGCACCCTGGTCGACGCGCTGCCCTCGGGCAGCTACCTGGCGCTCTCGCACGGCACGGCCGACTTCGCCACGCCCGACCAGGCGCGGCGCGGCCCTGCCGTCTACTGCGCCGCCACCGAGCGGCTGACGTTGCGGGGCAAGGACCAGGTGGCGAAGTTCTTCGACGGCCTGGAACTGGTCGAACCCGGGCTCGTCACCGTCCCGCTCTGGCGGCCCGAACAGCCGGAGCAGGAGGGCGACGCGAGCACCGGGATCTGGGGCGCGATCGGCCGCAAGCCGTAG
- a CDS encoding carboxylesterase/lipase family protein: MFRRKTTSTAPWAGAVVLALLLGSLLGAASPAGAAAGRDCRAATGQGRVQGLPQGVTCSYLGVPYAAPPTGARRFRPPAPVTPWRGTLRATAAKPGCPQDLTVGGGVEDCLYTDVWQPRGGGAHKPVLVFLHGGADELGAAADPVFDGAALADRGDAVVVSVDYRLGLLGWTELGGLDPAYAGSGNNGLRDQIAALSWVHQQIGAFGGDPGNVTVFGQSAGAISIDALLAGDHPERLFHRAIVESGPGYLVHTQDYARAAATHLLAAGSITTVAQLDAMSTDQLLHLQATAQQGVSGLADALFFGPSVDGTLVPGPVVDRIAAGSARGVELMVGTNENETDYWALFEPSVLDLPLSAYRSFPAPLADQKQRMYDVYAADRPGLPAGRVVNAMVTDQLERVPTLRMAAAQARWRPTYVYQFDWHVPYVPGLPGAQNLGAMHTLELPFVFGNLDLDAFPRGAATVAAERPQLTGLSHDMMDAWTAFARAGVPGWPSYTAATRATKIWDLPERVRNAPQENERALWDAYSFPDWDLRAWPQQG; the protein is encoded by the coding sequence GTGTTCCGCAGGAAGACGACCTCGACAGCGCCCTGGGCGGGGGCGGTTGTCCTCGCCCTGCTCCTGGGCAGCCTGCTCGGCGCCGCGAGCCCGGCCGGCGCGGCCGCCGGCCGCGACTGCCGTGCCGCCACTGGGCAGGGCAGGGTGCAGGGCCTGCCGCAGGGGGTCACCTGCTCCTACCTGGGCGTCCCGTACGCCGCCCCGCCCACCGGCGCCCGCCGCTTCCGCCCGCCCGCCCCGGTCACCCCGTGGCGCGGGACGCTGCGGGCCACCGCCGCCAAACCCGGCTGCCCGCAGGACCTCACGGTCGGCGGCGGCGTCGAGGACTGCCTCTACACCGACGTCTGGCAGCCGCGCGGCGGCGGCGCGCACAAGCCGGTGCTGGTCTTCCTGCACGGCGGTGCGGACGAACTCGGCGCGGCCGCCGATCCGGTCTTCGACGGCGCCGCGCTCGCCGACCGCGGCGACGCGGTCGTGGTCAGCGTCGACTACCGGCTCGGCCTGCTCGGCTGGACCGAACTCGGCGGCCTGGACCCGGCTTACGCCGGTTCGGGCAACAACGGGCTGCGCGACCAGATCGCGGCGCTCAGCTGGGTGCACCAGCAGATCGGGGCCTTCGGCGGCGACCCGGGCAACGTCACCGTCTTCGGCCAGTCGGCGGGCGCGATCTCGATCGACGCGCTGCTGGCCGGCGACCATCCCGAACGGCTCTTCCACCGGGCGATCGTGGAGAGCGGCCCCGGCTACCTGGTGCACACCCAGGACTACGCGCGCGCTGCCGCCACGCACCTGCTCGCCGCCGGAAGCATCACCACCGTCGCGCAGTTGGACGCGATGAGCACCGACCAGTTGCTGCACCTCCAGGCGACCGCGCAGCAGGGCGTGTCGGGTCTGGCCGACGCGCTCTTCTTCGGCCCGTCCGTCGACGGCACCCTGGTCCCCGGCCCGGTGGTGGACCGGATCGCGGCGGGCAGTGCCCGCGGGGTGGAGCTGATGGTCGGCACCAACGAGAACGAGACCGACTACTGGGCGCTCTTCGAGCCGAGCGTGCTGGACCTCCCGCTGAGCGCCTACCGCAGTTTCCCCGCGCCGCTGGCCGACCAGAAGCAGCGGATGTACGACGTCTACGCCGCCGACCGGCCGGGACTGCCGGCGGGCCGGGTGGTCAACGCGATGGTCACCGACCAGCTGGAGCGGGTGCCCACGCTGCGGATGGCCGCGGCACAGGCCCGTTGGCGGCCCACCTACGTCTACCAGTTCGACTGGCACGTGCCGTACGTCCCGGGCCTGCCCGGCGCCCAGAACCTGGGTGCGATGCACACCCTGGAGCTGCCGTTCGTCTTCGGCAACCTCGACCTGGACGCCTTCCCGCGCGGCGCCGCCACCGTCGCCGCCGAGCGTCCGCAGCTGACCGGGCTGTCGCACGACATGATGGACGCCTGGACCGCCTTCGCCCGGGCCGGCGTGCCTGGTTGGCCCTCGTACACGGCAGCCACGCGGGCCACCAAGATCTGGGACCTGCCCGAGCGGGTGCGGAACGCGCCGCAGGAGAACGAGCGGGCCCTGTGGGACGCCTACTCGTTCCCCGACTGGGACCTGCGGGCCTGGCCCCAGCAGGGCTGA